A region from the Triticum urartu cultivar G1812 chromosome 1, Tu2.1, whole genome shotgun sequence genome encodes:
- the LOC125523245 gene encoding WEB family protein At2g38370-like, whose product MAEVAAHALAAMRGRGEVDTSSQFESVRQAVDRFGGGAVSPWRQPPSPPPPLQLRPEEVELMKVEEQTVKVEMGLFVKESETFKVLKELESTKQVIDDLKLQIEKATSKCGNAATDHADTMKIHPPPDIERKVDDHAEPLIQSINAIQSPLATLMKLNQAKAFLNMDTVKMFKCQIEEEKASLERTRERVQLNIEKASALEAELSKTAAQLQAAKDPKPVLEPYDIWLQMKQLNAEKDKHRKMVEDSKLEIGELTSTIEHTRSKAKTLQFRIVMADKLKEASRRGEAFALAAMGKRSNVEDPESATSDVTLSVEEHSKLLREAEESEVASRNRIDAAMQELDQANQGKVELLERVDEAMAAVESSRKVLEEALKREESANKAKLAAEDALRRLRSDQIILNWRPTGNSNSRNNSVKFKTSATPATPRKVGTGIYDVNGLSLVATTPKSTKAMSIGQILSMKLDCEFETATGKTTGKTASSAKKKKVSLGQMLSQKYEMYSPMRIDHDGASRKQFQPRRRRLGFVVYALLLARQKHRKRQQARASSCTKVV is encoded by the exons ATGGCGGAAGTAGCGGCGCACGCGCTGGCGGCAATGCGGGGGCGCGGCGAGGTGGACACGTCGTCCCAGTTCGAGTCCGTGCGCCAGGCCGTCGACCGCTTCGGCGGCGGCGCCGTCTCCCCGTGGCgccagccgccgtcgccgccgccgccgctccagctCCGGCCGGAG GAGGTAGAACTCATGAAAGTTGAGGAACAAACCGTGAAGGTCGAGATGGGGCTCTTTGTTAAGGAAAGCGAAACATTCAAGGTGCTGAAAGAGTTGGAGTCAACAAAGCAGGTTATTGATGACTTGAAGTTGCAGATAGAGAAGGCAACATCAAAGTGTGGAAATGCAGCAACAGATCATGCTGATACCATGAAGATACATCCACCTCCTGATATAGAACGGAAAGTGGACGACCATGCCGAGCCACTGATCCAGAGCATAAATGCCATACAGTCTCCACTAGCCACACTGATGAAGCTGAATCAGGCAAAAGCATTCCTGAACATGGACACTGTCAAGATGTTCAAGTGCCAGATAGAGGAGGAGAAAGCATCCCTCGAGAGAACCCGTGAGAGGGTGCAGTTGAATATAGAGAAAGCTTCAGCATTGGAAGCAGAGTTGAGCAAAACTGCCGCGCAGCTACAAGCAGCAAAAGACCCGAAACCTGTGCTGGAACCTTATGACATATGGCTGCAGATGAAGCAGTTGAATGCCGAAAAAGACAAGCACAGGAAGATGGTCGAGGACTCGAAGCTCGAGATTGGTGAATTGACTTCCACAATTGAGCACACAAGATCTAAGGCGAAGACTCTTCAGTTCAGGATCGTCATGGCCGATAAATTGAAGGAAGCCTCAAGGCGGGGAGAAGCTTTCGCCCTCGCGGCGATGGGAAAAAGAAGCAACGTGGAGGACCCGGAGAGCGCTACATCCGACGTCACACTTTCTGTTGAAGAACACTCCAAGCTCCTGCGCGAGGCGGAAGAATCAGAGGTTGCCTCTAGGAACAGAATAGACGCGGCAATGCAGGAGTTGGATCAGGCAAACCAGGGCAAGGTAGAACTTCTGGAAAGAGTGGACGAGGCAATGGCCGCCGTCGAGTCCAGCAGGAAGGTTCTGGAGGAGGCCCTGAAGAGGGAGGAGTCCGCAAACAAAGCTAAGCTCGCAGCCGAAGATGCTCTCCGGAGGCTGCGGTCCGACCAAATAATTCTGAACTGGCGACCGACCGGTAACAGTAACAGCAGAAATAATTCTGTGAAGTTCAAGACCTCGGCAACGCCAGCAACACCCCGAAAGGTGGGCACGGGGATCTATGACGTGAACGGCCTGAGCCTGGTGGCCACCACGCCGAAGAGCACCAAGGCCATGTCCATCGGGCAGATCCTGAGCATGAAGCTCGACTGTGAGTTTGAGACTGCCACTGGGAAGACTACTGGTAAGACGGCGAGTTcagcgaagaagaagaaggtgtCTCTGGGGCAGATGCTCAGCCAGAAGTACGAGATGTACTCGCCGATGAGGATAGATCATGATGGCGCGTCCCGCAAGCAGTTCCAGCCCAGGCGGCGCAGGCTGGGGTTCGTGGTGTACGCGCTGCTCCTGGCCAGGCAGAAGCACAGGAAGAGGCAGCAAGCCCGGGCATCCTCCTGCACCAAGGTCGTGTAG